The window CAATTGCCAGAACCACCAGCGTCAGGATGCCGCTAACGTAGGCTCGCGGAATCGTGCGTTTGGGATCTTTCGCTTCTTCGGCAGCCATTGCCGCGCCTTCGATAGCGAGGAAAAACCAGATGGCGAACGGTATCGCTGCAAACATACCGGAAATGGCTGCGGGTGAAAATTCATGTTGTCCCGCCCAACCGTGTGCCACGAAATTACTCAGGCTGAAGCCTGGCGCAACCACACCCATAAACACCAGCAGTTCCATGACGGCCAGCAGCGTGACCACCAGCTCAAACATCGCCGCCAGCTTCACGCCGAGAATGTTCAGGCTCATAAAGATAAGGTATGCGCCAACGGCCGCGAATTTGGGATTCAACTCGGGGTATTGCACGTTCAGATAGGCGCCAATCGCCATTGAAATGGCTGGTGGTGCGAAAACAAATTCAATCAGCGTGGCCATACCGGCAATCAGGCCACCCAGATCGCCGAACGCGAGTCGGCTATAGGCAAAAGGGCCGCCAGCATGGGGGATCGCTGTAGTGAGTTCGGTAAAGCTAAAAATAAAACAGGTGTACATGGCGGCAATGAACAGCGTTGTGACTAAAAATCCCAACGTACCCGCGACACCCCAGCCGTAGCTCCAGCCAAAATATTCACCAGAAATTACCAGTCCTACCGCGATACCCCACAAATGCAGGGTGCCCAGCGTGGGCTTTAATTTGCTCGTCATCACATTATCCCCGTCAGTCTGCTCATGGTTATTCAGGGCCAGTACGGCAACCCCTGTTGGCTTGTGTAGCGATAATGCCCACGCTTGTTGGTGGAAAACTTGACGCTGGCGTATCGAATGCTGCGCGCTGAAGTCAACTTTTACGGTGGGTATCGCGCCAGCGCCTTCTGGGGTCAAACCGGGGTTCTGGTGCGTCAAGTTTCTCTGTACGACACACGCCATGCTGAACGCTCGTTGACTTGCGTCGGAGTGGGAACCATGAGTGCTAAACAATATGACACCTTAAGTAATGCAGAAATTACCGCGCTGGCGCACCGGGCGCTTGCCTGCTATCCGGCGGCGGTGCAAGGGGAAGTGCGGCTGCTGTGCCGCTCGGAAAATGCGACGTTTCTTGTTTCGTCGGCAGGTAAGCGTTATGCACTGCGGTTACATCGCAGCCACTATCACCAGAAATCGGAGATTGAAAGCGAGCTGCTGTGGCTGGATGCGCTGCGAGAGACGGGTATTGCCGTGCCGGAAGCGGTTCGTAATGTGGACGGGGAGCGGGTGCAGTCACTGAGTTTATCCGACGGTTCCTGTCGCTATGCCGTGCTGTTTCACTGGATTGACGGCGAGATGCCGACCACCAGTATTGATCCGCGAGCGTTCCAGCAACTGGGCGAGATCACTGCTCGCCTGCACCAGCATAGCCGCCAATGGCAAAAACCTGACGGTTTCCAGCGTATTGTCTGGGATCATCACACGATGGTCAGTGCGCAGAGTCATTGGGGAAACTGGCGTGACGCGCCGAACCTATCGCGTGGTGAACACGGTATTGTCGAGGAGGCTATCGGGCGTATGGCGGCGGAAATGGCGGAATTTGGCAAAGCGCCGCACCGCTACGGGTTGATTCATGCCGACCTGCGCCTGACCAATTTGCTTCTGCATCGCGGCGAAACGCGAGTTATCGATTTTGATGACTGCGGTATGGGGTGGTATCTGCACGATATGGCCGCGGCGATCAGCTTTGTTGAGCACCATCCGCGTGCGGCGGAGTGGGTTGAAAACTGGCTGTGTGGTTATGAACGTGTGGCGCACGTCAGCGATGAGGAATTGGCGCTGTTGCCGACGCTGTTGATCCAGCGGCGCATCCAGCTTACGGCGTGGGTAGGCTCGCACGCAGAAACCGAGATGGCGCAGAGTCTTGGGCCAGACTGGGCAAAACATAGCGTGCGCCTGTGTCGGCGCTATCTGGAAACCAGCGATCTGCCGATTGGCGTGGCCTGAATGCACCACGGGCGGGCAGCGTGCGCTATGGTAATGCCTGCTCGTCCCACAAGAGATTTGTAACCCATTGATTTCGCTGCCTCACGCTCTGGTATGAAACTTGCTGGTATGAAGTCTGCTAATCGTTTCATGGCCCGTTGGCGGGCCGTGTGATACGGCGAGGTGAAAGGCAATGGAAAACATGACGTACTCTTTGGCGCTGAATGCGGCGTTCTCCCGCAACTGTGGCGTGCTGGCGGCGGCGGCAACCGGACTCGGCGACTTTATCCATGATAGTGGCGGTGATGCCGATCGTATCTTCGGCATCAGCGGCGTCGATCCCGAGCAGCTCGCCAGCCCGACGCTCAGTCTGGGGCTGGTGAACTATTGCCGTGTGATGGAGGAAGCCGCGCGTAATTCAGGCGTTGATAATTTCGGTTTACGCTACGGCAAGCAGTTTAAACCGCAGTCATTAGGTCTGATCGGCTATATCGGTTTATGTTCGGATACGCTGGAGCAGGCGCTGCACAATGTGGTGAAGGCGTTTCCCTGTCATCAGCACGACACGCTGACGCGCATGGTGGATAAAGGCGACTGCTGGCGGCTGGATTATCAGGTTCGGCACGGCGCCATTCTGCATCGTCGGCAGGATGCCGAACTGACGCTCGGCATGTTTCTTAACCTGATTCGTCATGTTTTGGGCAAGCATTGGGCACCGCGCGAAGTGCACTTTGAGCATCCACGCCCGGAAATGTGGCATGAGCACTGTAAGGTGTTCGATGCGCCGGTTTACTTCGATCAACCCTACAATTCCCTGCTTATCCCCAAGCATCAGTTGGTTCGCACCATGCCGGATCGCGACATGACATTGCTGCTGGTGATGCAAGATGCCATTCGTCGTCTGAACGAGACGTCACCGCAGCAAAGTATTGTCGATCAGGTGCGTACGCAGGTTCATCTGTTATTGATGCAGAAAGAGCCGACGCTGGAAGAGGTGGCGGAGAAGGTGGGGTTGTCCAGTTGGTCGCTCCAGCGCCGTCTGCGGGAGGAAGGACTCAGCTTCTCTCTGCTGGTAGACAAACTGCGCTGTGAAATGGCGACACACTATCTTCAACAGAAGCAACTACCGATTTCGGAAATGGCGCTGTTGCTCGGCTATTCCGAGGTGAGCGCCTTTTCCCG is drawn from Pectobacterium aroidearum and contains these coding sequences:
- the eat gene encoding ethanolamine permease; protein product: MTSKLKPTLGTLHLWGIAVGLVISGEYFGWSYGWGVAGTLGFLVTTLFIAAMYTCFIFSFTELTTAIPHAGGPFAYSRLAFGDLGGLIAGMATLIEFVFAPPAISMAIGAYLNVQYPELNPKFAAVGAYLIFMSLNILGVKLAAMFELVVTLLAVMELLVFMGVVAPGFSLSNFVAHGWAGQHEFSPAAISGMFAAIPFAIWFFLAIEGAAMAAEEAKDPKRTIPRAYVSGILTLVVLAIGVMLMAGGVGDWRQLSDLNDPLPQAMKLIVGENSNWMHMLVWIGLFGLIASFHGIILGYSRQFFALARAGYLPPGLAKLSRFHTPHRAILAGGAIGIAAIFCDGINLQGMNLTAAMITMAVFGAIVMYIMSMLSLFRLRRSAPNMARSYRAPGYPIVPAFALVCAIICLIAMLWFNPVIGGLFCTFMLLGYLYFLTTKARREHLLEPLVADAN
- a CDS encoding phosphotransferase, which produces MSAKQYDTLSNAEITALAHRALACYPAAVQGEVRLLCRSENATFLVSSAGKRYALRLHRSHYHQKSEIESELLWLDALRETGIAVPEAVRNVDGERVQSLSLSDGSCRYAVLFHWIDGEMPTTSIDPRAFQQLGEITARLHQHSRQWQKPDGFQRIVWDHHTMVSAQSHWGNWRDAPNLSRGEHGIVEEAIGRMAAEMAEFGKAPHRYGLIHADLRLTNLLLHRGETRVIDFDDCGMGWYLHDMAAAISFVEHHPRAAEWVENWLCGYERVAHVSDEELALLPTLLIQRRIQLTAWVGSHAETEMAQSLGPDWAKHSVRLCRRYLETSDLPIGVA
- a CDS encoding AraC family transcriptional regulator, yielding MENMTYSLALNAAFSRNCGVLAAAATGLGDFIHDSGGDADRIFGISGVDPEQLASPTLSLGLVNYCRVMEEAARNSGVDNFGLRYGKQFKPQSLGLIGYIGLCSDTLEQALHNVVKAFPCHQHDTLTRMVDKGDCWRLDYQVRHGAILHRRQDAELTLGMFLNLIRHVLGKHWAPREVHFEHPRPEMWHEHCKVFDAPVYFDQPYNSLLIPKHQLVRTMPDRDMTLLLVMQDAIRRLNETSPQQSIVDQVRTQVHLLLMQKEPTLEEVAEKVGLSSWSLQRRLREEGLSFSLLVDKLRCEMATHYLQQKQLPISEMALLLGYSEVSAFSRAFRRWFGISPRQWRKGEALNLS